A region from the Mycolicibacterium litorale genome encodes:
- a CDS encoding mycofactocin-coupled SDR family oxidoreductase, with the protein MGSLDGKVAFITGVARGQGRSHAVRLAADGAHIIGVDICADIASNGYPMASRDELDETVALVEAEGGKMLGSVADVRDFHALKTALDDGVEHFGRLDIVCANAGIATMAFGELTIEEDLEMWTDVVDVNLVGSFHTAKAAIPHLIAGQRGGSIVFTSSTAGLRGFGGLQGGGLGYAASKHGIVGLMRTLANALAPHDIRVNTIHPTAVNTMMAVNPAMTAFLENYPDGGPHLQNPMPVQLLEPEEISDAIAYLVSDAARHVTGVTFPVDAGFCNKL; encoded by the coding sequence ATGGGTTCACTGGACGGAAAAGTCGCCTTCATCACCGGGGTCGCCCGCGGACAGGGCCGCAGTCATGCGGTCCGCCTCGCGGCCGACGGCGCCCACATCATCGGTGTGGACATCTGCGCGGACATCGCCTCCAACGGCTACCCGATGGCCAGCCGCGACGAGCTCGACGAGACCGTCGCGCTGGTGGAGGCAGAGGGCGGGAAGATGCTCGGATCGGTCGCCGACGTCCGCGACTTCCATGCGCTCAAGACGGCGCTCGACGACGGGGTCGAGCACTTCGGGCGCCTCGACATCGTCTGCGCCAACGCCGGTATCGCGACCATGGCGTTCGGTGAACTGACGATCGAGGAAGACCTCGAGATGTGGACGGACGTGGTCGATGTCAACCTGGTCGGCTCCTTCCACACTGCGAAGGCGGCGATCCCCCACCTCATCGCCGGCCAGCGCGGCGGATCCATCGTGTTCACCAGTTCGACCGCGGGGCTACGCGGATTCGGTGGTCTGCAGGGCGGCGGCCTCGGTTACGCGGCGTCCAAACACGGCATCGTCGGGCTGATGCGGACTCTGGCGAATGCGCTTGCCCCGCACGACATCAGGGTCAACACCATCCACCCGACCGCCGTCAACACGATGATGGCGGTGAATCCGGCGATGACCGCGTTCCTCGAGAACTACCCGGACGGCGGGCCACACCTGCAGAACCCGATGCCGGTGCAGCTACTCGAACCCGAGGAGATCAGCGACGCAATCGCTTACCTGGTGTCGGATGCGGCCCGACACGTCACCGGGGTGACCTTCCCCGTCGATGCCGGCTTCTGCAACAAGCTGTGA
- a CDS encoding mycofactocin-coupled SDR family oxidoreductase, with product MNDRNGRVAGKRVLVTGAARGMGRSHAVRLAEEGADLILVDICRSLPDIEYPLATAEQLDETARLATRHGARVVTHVVDVRDAAALSAAVDDGVAQLGGLDASVANAGVLTVGTWDTTTSEQWRTVVDVNLIGAWNTCAAAIPHLIDGGGSLINISSAAGIKGTPLHTPYTAAKHGVVGMTRALANELAAQSIRVNTVHPTGVETGMRPESLRTVLESRPDLVPIFLNALPIAMAEPIDISNAVLFLVSDESRYVTGLEFKVDAGVTLR from the coding sequence GTGAACGACCGTAACGGGCGCGTCGCCGGGAAACGGGTGCTGGTCACCGGAGCCGCACGCGGGATGGGCCGCAGTCATGCTGTGCGCTTGGCCGAAGAAGGCGCCGATCTCATCCTGGTCGACATCTGCCGATCGCTTCCCGACATCGAATACCCTTTGGCGACAGCGGAGCAACTCGACGAGACGGCGCGGTTGGCCACGCGTCACGGCGCCCGGGTGGTCACCCATGTCGTCGACGTCCGGGATGCCGCGGCGTTGTCGGCGGCGGTGGACGACGGGGTGGCGCAGCTCGGCGGCCTGGACGCCTCGGTCGCCAACGCCGGGGTGCTGACCGTCGGAACGTGGGACACCACCACCTCCGAGCAGTGGCGCACGGTGGTCGACGTCAACCTCATCGGTGCGTGGAACACCTGCGCCGCCGCCATTCCGCACCTGATCGACGGCGGCGGCAGCCTGATCAACATCAGCTCGGCCGCCGGCATCAAAGGCACACCGCTACACACCCCGTACACGGCCGCCAAACACGGCGTCGTCGGCATGACCCGCGCGCTGGCCAATGAGCTTGCTGCCCAGAGCATCCGGGTCAACACCGTGCACCCGACCGGTGTCGAGACCGGGATGCGCCCCGAGTCATTGCGCACGGTGCTGGAGTCGCGGCCCGACCTCGTGCCGATCTTCCTCAACGCGCTGCCGATCGCGATGGCCGAGCCGATCGACATCAGCAACGCGGTGCTGTTCCTCGTGTCCGACGAATCCCGTTATGTCACGGGTCTGGAGTTCAAGGTGGATGCCGGTGTCACACTCCGTTGA